The following are from one region of the Muntiacus reevesi chromosome 3, mMunRee1.1, whole genome shotgun sequence genome:
- the LOC136163893 gene encoding collagen alpha-1(I) chain-like — translation MSGPNQAAPAGREGPRWGRLRGRVSPRGHGEATWARPPRSGPPPPVTGPLPRCPRAGQAERPGREAERQQVPPPGGWGRHEGRGAAGAAVQAEAKAAASVGSPPTSRRRGGCLYTGLDGSNPAGSNSQVESCDADPTFEPGLQKGAGNTHGARVMGVPTSPRDRALVCDGGRAVTRPVLSQSGRAADGDCPNHSLAGQTSSTRSAGKELATAASRRSDHFWPSAAAACWGPREPAPVDGLAPHGAAVPTSAAWPTLACRPRADQGLVSPSWLLRPHRPVSPPASPQRHHRLGLPDPRQLRATPGSSPPGSPRESRLKERSAEHSGQWTCASHPTGLPIRGSPRSVRDTPCSSLMSDKPSLAPRPGGAPGAGGVNPPVRTPQCGPGGAPGLNPQRTAGGQPPPQTRTHCFRGWAPRPHKAASSAQEGPPPGSCLTPAQPGAGSAGLGIPDDGSARSPVRAWHGLREHRPQTTDSPEARTTADPGGRGRFSEDAHGCCRTPHSLRLARAGGLCKQRRPPAPPPGGGCGVPPRAEASVGLVLSREEKGKQEHQRLGKAPTPGTRTALPDRAVQPGPRAEPSQAGRSVTQVTRRCPSGAGSNPAKRLGTLVSSSKFRGRAGSRACSVRGKSWPHDDPEVLARPRQQAATHHSCAVRQPPRPGGSRDASRDRKAEAAARKKLGPHSPLAAPHPPLQGSALNQHRSQRRGPEPRGDFKQQDRPGSHHPAASRLTVHPPPADPGQASPAALLGEITGADGGDPRRMLGGRPQALHPH, via the exons ATGTCTGGTCCCAACCAGGCAGCACCTGCGGGGCGGGAGGGGCCGCGGTGGGGCCGGCTGCGTGGGCGCGTGAGCCCGCGCGGTCACGGCGAGGCCACCTGGGCGCGTCCGCCCCGGTCAGGCCCGCCCCCACCGGTCACAGGACCACTGCCACGCTGCCCTCGGGCCGGGCAGGCAGAGAGACCGGGACGGGAGGCAGAACGGCAGCAGGTGCCCCCCCCGGGCGGGTGGGGGAGACAcgaggggcggggggcggcgggggcggccgtCCAGGCGGAGGCCAAAGCCGCAGCCAGTGTCGGCTCACCGCCCACCAGCCGCCGGCGCGGGGGCTGCCTCTACACCGGCCTGGACGGCAGCAACCCTGCGGGCAGCAACTCGCAGGTCGAGAGCTGCGACGCGGACCCGACGTTCGAGCCAGGCCTGCAGAAAGGCGCGGGGAACACGCACGGCGCACGGGTGATGGGGGTTCCAACGTCACCCCGAGACCGGGCCCTGGTTTGTGATGGCGGCCGGGCTGTGACGCGGCCGGTCCTCAGCCAATCGGGGAGGGCGGCGGACGGGGACTGTCCGAACCACAGCCTGGCTGGCCAAACTTCCTCCACGCGCAGCGCCGGGAAGGAACTGGCCACCGCGGCCTCAC gcAGGTCTGACCACTTCTGGCccagcgccgccgccgcctgcTGGGGTCCCCGCGAACCTGCCCCCGTCGACGGCCTTGCCCCGCACGGGGCTGCCGTCCCAACCAGCGCTGCCTGGCCCACTCTGGCCTGCAGGCCCCGAGCTGACCAGGGACTGGTCTCCCCGTCCTGGCTGCTGCGGCCCCACAGGCCCGTGTCTCCCCCCGCTTCGCCGCAGCGCCATCACCGGCTGGGCCTCCCAGACCCCAGGCAGCTCAGGG CAACCCCGGGATCCAGTCCGCCTGGGTCCCCGCGGGAGTCAAGACTAAAGGAGCGCAGCGCAGAGCACTCAGGCCAGTGGACATGCGCCAGTCACCCCACGGGCCTGCCGATCCGGGGATCCCCAAGGTCCGTTAGGGACACGCCCTGTTCCTCCCTGATGTCGGACAAGCCCAGCCTGGCCCCCAGGCCGGGTGGGGCCCCAGGGGCAGGCGGAGTGAACCCCCCGGTGCGTACCCCCCAGTGCGGGCCGGGTGGGGCCCCAGGCTTGAACCCCCAG CGGACCGCAGGCGGCCAGCCTCCGCCGCAAACACGGACACACTGCTTCCGCGGCTGGGCGCCCAGGCCCCACAAGGCAGCCAGCTCCGCCCAGGAGGGGCCACCTCCTGGGTCCTGCCTCACTCCCGCCCAGCCCGGCGCCGGCTCGGCAGGGCTGGGGATCCCAGACGACGGCTCAGCTCGGAGCCCAGTGCGGGCCTGGCACGGGCTCAGGGAACACCGACCACAGACCACAGACAGTCCCGAGGCGAGAACCACCGCGGACCCCGGAGGGCGTGGGAGGTTCAGTGAGGACGCACATGGATGCTGCCGGACGCCCCACAGCCTGCGGCTGGCACGGGCCGGGGGCCTCTGCAAACAAAGGCGGCCTCCAGCTCCGCCACCAGGAGGG GGCTGCGGTGTCCCCCCGAGGGCAGAGGCCAGCGTGGGGCTTGTGCTCagcagggaggagaaagggaagcaggAGCATCAGAGGCTGGGCAAGGCCCCCACCCCGGGCACCAGGACTGCTCTCCCCGACAGGGCCGTGCAGCCAGGGCCTCGGGCAGAACCCTCCCAGGCGGGCCGTAGCGTCACACAGGTCACCCGGCGCTGTCCCTCTGGGGCCGG CTCCAACCCGGCCAAGCGTCTGGGAACTCTCGTCTCTTCCTCCAAGTTCCGGGGCCGAGCCGGCAGCCGTGCGTGCTCCGTCCGGGGCAAGTCCTGGCCCCACGACGACCCCGAGGTCTTGGCTCGCCCTCG GCAGCAGGCGGCCACCCACCACAGCTGTGCCGTCCGTCAGCCGCCTCGTCCGGGCGGGAGTCGGGACGCATCCCGGGACCGGAAGGCAGAGGCTGCTGCCAGAAAGAAGCTGGGGCCACACAGTCCACTAGCTGCCCCCCACCCGCCCCTCCAGGGCTCAGCCCTGAACCAACATCGGTCCCAGAGAAGAGGGCCGGAGCCACGTGGGGACTTCAAACAACAGGACAGGCCGGGGAGTCACCACCCAGCCGCGTCCAGGCTCACCGTGCACCCGCCCCCAGCGGACCCTGGCCAGGCCTCCCCAGCTGCCCTCCTGGGCGAGATCACGGGGGCGGACGGTGGAGACCCCCGAAGGATGCTGGGTGGTCGGCCGCAGGCCCTCCACCCCCACTGA